One Candidatus Syntrophosphaera sp. genomic window carries:
- a CDS encoding four helix bundle protein → MGSYRDLDVYARSMDFAIDIYKLTNNFPKSEQYGMTAQLRRCAVSIPSNIAEGHSRSSTVDYIRFLFIANGSLSELETQLEIAFRLAYFADISSYYAKVKHIRSMLAGLIRALKEKAKAADDQT, encoded by the coding sequence TGGATTTTGCCATAGATATCTACAAGCTTACCAATAATTTCCCAAAATCTGAGCAATACGGAATGACAGCTCAGTTAAGAAGGTGCGCGGTTTCCATACCTTCCAACATCGCCGAAGGGCACAGCCGCAGCAGCACGGTCGACTACATCAGGTTCCTGTTTATCGCCAACGGTTCCCTGTCGGAACTGGAAACCCAGCTGGAAATTGCCTTCCGACTTGCCTATTTTGCAGATATCTCGAGCTACTATGCCAAGGTCAAGCACATCCGCTCCATGCTGGCGGGCCTGATCAGAGCTTTGAAAGAAAAGGCAAAAGCCGCTGATGACCAAACATAA